The bacterium genome has a window encoding:
- the nrdR gene encoding transcriptional regulator NrdR, with amino-acid sequence MRCPLCGHEESKVLDSRPMLDGRSIRRRRECLDCSRRFTTYERADPSPLMVVKRDGRREPFDRSKVLGGVIRACGKRPVSVEAMDALVEEVEREVRRPGNPEVATATIGDLVMERLRGLDDVAYVRFASEYRRFRDVDSIAEEIETLKERKRREDALRDQVPLITLTDSQIAR; translated from the coding sequence ATGCGCTGCCCGCTCTGTGGCCACGAAGAGAGTAAGGTCCTTGACTCCCGACCCATGCTGGATGGGCGATCTATACGCCGGAGGCGGGAGTGTCTGGACTGCAGCAGGAGGTTCACCACCTACGAACGGGCCGACCCTTCTCCCCTGATGGTCGTGAAGCGCGACGGACGGCGCGAGCCCTTTGATCGGTCCAAGGTGCTGGGTGGCGTCATACGCGCCTGCGGGAAGAGGCCTGTTTCGGTGGAGGCGATGGATGCGCTGGTGGAAGAGGTGGAACGCGAGGTCCGCCGGCCCGGCAACCCCGAGGTGGCGACCGCCACGATCGGAGACCTCGTAATGGAACGCCTACGCGGACTAGACGATGTCGCCTATGTCCGGTTCGCCTCTGAGTACCGTCGGTTCCGCGACGTGGACTCGATAGCGGAGGAGATAGAGACCCTCAAGGAACGCAAGCGCCGGGAGGACGCTCTTCGCGATCAGGTTCCCCTTATCACGCTCACCGACTCACAAATCGCTCGATGA
- a CDS encoding ABC transporter permease subunit, protein MGTPGDSPSRSSAGRPGLWRRAATAVFCREAAETLRDRRTLVAAVLLPVLTMPLVVLVMPVLAARQQEALRDRPVRIVLQGGDAGGLAALGSREGAFRLMSVPEPQAALLQGEIEAVLVDRAPAGGSPRVVAVWYDESRPASRAAVQRVAQVAAKLVLRDLESAAQERGVDPAALVPVVIEPRNAASPQRMGGALLAAALPFFLAVWLLLGGQYAALDMGVGERERGSMDALLTTPAPRSAVVAGKFLAVLAPAVMAVGLMLAAGVATLRFGSVLLTTNPVEVSLPAGTALKLLLVATMLGGFLSACQLWVSLRARSLREAQQGFTALYLVVALPVMLIPLLGEVSQPWVVFVPVVNAVVVFRGILVGATPLSALAWTAGSLAVLTVPVLCLGTRALVGPEGRIR, encoded by the coding sequence ATGGGCACCCCCGGCGACTCGCCTTCCCGATCTTCCGCCGGCCGCCCCGGCCTGTGGCGGCGCGCCGCCACGGCCGTCTTCTGTAGGGAGGCGGCCGAGACGCTGCGCGACCGCCGGACCCTGGTGGCCGCGGTGCTGCTTCCTGTACTGACCATGCCCCTGGTGGTGCTGGTGATGCCGGTCCTGGCGGCGCGCCAGCAGGAGGCCCTGCGCGACCGGCCGGTGCGCATCGTCCTGCAAGGGGGGGATGCCGGCGGGCTGGCCGCGCTCGGTTCCAGGGAGGGGGCTTTCCGCCTGATGTCGGTGCCCGAGCCGCAGGCGGCGCTGCTCCAGGGCGAGATCGAGGCGGTCTTGGTTGACCGGGCGCCGGCCGGCGGCAGCCCCCGGGTCGTGGCCGTGTGGTACGACGAATCCAGGCCCGCCTCCCGCGCCGCGGTCCAGCGCGTTGCCCAGGTGGCGGCCAAGCTCGTGCTGCGCGATCTGGAGTCCGCGGCGCAGGAGCGGGGCGTGGACCCGGCGGCGCTCGTGCCGGTAGTGATCGAGCCCCGGAATGCGGCCTCGCCGCAGCGGATGGGAGGCGCGCTGCTGGCCGCGGCCCTGCCGTTCTTCCTGGCGGTATGGCTGCTCCTGGGCGGGCAGTATGCCGCCCTCGACATGGGCGTGGGGGAGAGGGAACGGGGCAGCATGGACGCCCTGCTGACCACACCGGCGCCGCGATCGGCGGTCGTTGCCGGGAAGTTCTTGGCCGTGCTGGCACCGGCTGTGATGGCGGTGGGTCTCATGCTGGCCGCAGGCGTCGCCACGCTACGGTTCGGTTCCGTCCTGCTCACAACCAACCCGGTTGAGGTCTCTCTCCCGGCCGGGACCGCGCTCAAGCTCCTGCTCGTGGCGACCATGCTGGGAGGGTTCCTGTCGGCCTGCCAGCTCTGGGTCAGCCTCCGGGCCAGGTCGCTGCGCGAGGCCCAGCAGGGATTCACCGCCCTCTACCTGGTGGTTGCCCTGCCCGTGATGCTGATTCCCCTCCTGGGGGAGGTCTCCCAGCCATGGGTGGTGTTCGTGCCCGTGGTGAACGCCGTGGTGGTCTTCCGGGGCATTCTGGTGGGCGCGACCCCACTCTCTGCCCTGGCCTGGACCGCCGGCTCGCTGGCGGTCCTGACCGTGCCGGTCCTGTGCCTGGGGACCCGGGCGCTGGTCGGCCCTGAAGGACGGATTCGATGA
- a CDS encoding site-2 protease family protein, giving the protein MGYNGLPGASQQEPADLDARLDLARRHVETLLPGAMAAEGPQPLYLLATGTGLGERFMALRGRLAPLGLTPMLRTHSGRPALLLVPTPPPGRWAWQTSLLLLLATVATTFYAGYLQSAALVRAGFLDSAVAGGAAFSLSVLVILGAHEMGHKLVAVRRGIDASLPYFLPMAPPIGTMGAVIVTRTPAPNRDGLMDLGASGPIAGFLVAVPVLLYGVSRSFIVHPERLGAMVSIPDPLLIQAMIRLILDPPSGHAVLGHPVLFAGWIGLVVTSINLLPAGMLDGGHAVRAAFGPRAHALLSYAGVAVAVLMGFYPMAILIALLMRRGHVGPLDDLSPLSSSRRLVGAVLIAVFLLSAVVFPPPF; this is encoded by the coding sequence GTGGGATACAACGGCCTGCCGGGGGCATCGCAGCAGGAGCCGGCCGACCTCGACGCGCGGCTGGATCTTGCCAGGCGGCATGTCGAGACGCTTCTACCCGGGGCGATGGCGGCCGAAGGGCCGCAGCCGCTCTACCTGCTTGCGACAGGCACGGGGCTGGGGGAGCGGTTCATGGCCCTGCGGGGCCGGCTGGCGCCGCTGGGCCTGACGCCGATGCTGCGCACTCACTCCGGCCGCCCGGCGCTCTTGCTCGTGCCCACTCCCCCGCCGGGCCGGTGGGCCTGGCAAACAAGTCTACTGCTCCTGCTCGCCACCGTTGCCACAACCTTCTACGCAGGCTACCTGCAGTCGGCGGCGCTGGTTAGGGCCGGTTTTCTGGACAGCGCGGTGGCGGGTGGGGCCGCGTTCTCGCTATCCGTCCTGGTGATCCTGGGAGCCCACGAGATGGGTCACAAGCTCGTGGCCGTCCGCCGCGGCATTGATGCCAGCCTGCCGTACTTCCTTCCAATGGCTCCCCCGATAGGCACAATGGGCGCCGTCATCGTGACGCGCACCCCGGCGCCCAACAGGGACGGCCTGATGGACCTGGGCGCCTCGGGTCCCATCGCCGGGTTCCTGGTTGCCGTCCCGGTGCTGCTCTACGGGGTCAGCCGATCGTTCATCGTGCACCCCGAGCGCCTTGGGGCTATGGTCTCCATCCCTGATCCGCTGCTGATTCAAGCCATGATCCGCCTGATTCTCGACCCACCATCCGGCCATGCCGTGCTGGGGCATCCGGTGCTGTTCGCCGGGTGGATTGGATTGGTCGTGACCAGCATCAACCTGCTGCCGGCCGGGATGCTCGACGGAGGGCACGCGGTGCGGGCGGCGTTCGGCCCCCGCGCTCACGCCCTGCTTTCGTACGCGGGCGTGGCCGTTGCCGTGCTGATGGGGTTCTATCCGATGGCAATACTCATAGCGCTGCTGATGCGCCGGGGGCACGTGGGACCGCTGGATGACCTGTCCCCGTTGAGTTCCTCCCGCCGGCTGGTCGGTGCGGTCCTGATCGCCGTCTTCCTGCTGAGCGCCGTCGTCTTCCCGCCGCCCTTCTAG